In Miscanthus floridulus cultivar M001 chromosome 5, ASM1932011v1, whole genome shotgun sequence, one genomic interval encodes:
- the LOC136449720 gene encoding uncharacterized protein isoform X6, which yields MLGMNAFVFDATESRYVTSSLENIHSLRQATHLLISIPPIPGIGDPLLNLDEDLRRILRHGNLEWLCYLSSTSVYGDCGGVLVDEDHTVNPKSESAKLRYNAEKGWLNLIDDPNLSAFIFRLGGIYGPGRSALDTLTKGKSLSQRQKLRESKQYTARIHVVDIYQAVLASMSIRCARKIFNVVDNDPAPRAEVFAFARSLIQRRYPDLITETIDDKSTGLDYQEIIVRAEKLVSNARMKQELGVNLLHPTYRSGLQSILDAWQIQSQLPNRSQ from the exons ATATGTCACTTCCAGCCTGGAAAATATTCACAGTTTGCGACAAGCAACTCACTTGCTCATCTCCATCCCACCCATCCCTGGAATTGGTGATCCT CTACTTAATTTAGATGAAGACCTGAGGAGAATTCTCAGGCATGGTAATCTTGAATGGTTATGCTACCTTTCGTCAACAA GTGTGTATGGTGATTGTGGTGGTGTATTGGTTGATGAGGA TCATACAGTAAACCCAAAGAGCGAGTCTGCCAAGTTAAGATATAACGCAGAAAAAGGATGGCTGAATCTTATTGATGATCCAAATCTGTCAGCTTTTATATTCCGTTTAGGTGGAATATATGGGCCAGGAAGAAG TGCTTTGGACACCTTAACCAAGGGCAAATCTTTGTCGCAGAGACAAAAGTTGCGAGAATCTAAGCAGTATACTGCACGAATCCACGTGGTTGACATCTACCAGGCTGTCTTGGCTAGCATGAGCATCAGATGTGCAAG GAAAATATTTAATGTGGTGGATAATGACCCTGCCCCAAGAGCTGAAGTTTTTGCGTTTGCTAGGAGTTTGATACAGAGGAGATATCCTGATCTGATAACTGAAACCATTGATGACAAGTCTACAGGCTTAGATTATCAAGAGATAATTGTACGTGCAGAGAAACTGGTTTCTAATGCTCGGATGAAGCAGGAACTTGGTGTTAATCTGCTCCATCCAACTTATAGATCTGGCCTGCAGAGTATCCTTGATGCTTGGCAAATTCAGTCTCAACTTCCCAATAGAAGTCAGTGA